The Helicobacter sp. 'house sparrow 1' genome includes a region encoding these proteins:
- a CDS encoding RNA polymerase factor sigma-54 produces the protein MAAPKIRHNLQVKGKLSNTLKNWLPILQSNILEIEETISEYAIENPYITIQSSITQDFSSKLKKPHSNSSVKNSISDKIEMLSIQEKSLYQVLEEQIVPPLFPTEISQQIALDIIDNINEEGYFDADTKIRAKELGIDSEQYEKIRQRFCFLDPKGIGSKNIKECLLFHLQDLESISDDLYNIASKIIKDLDNHTQFKKNPLYQEALQLIKTFQTPPAIAYMESDICIIPDIFVAYEDGEISVMLNDDYYPQITIDTLKVKQQDSYLKTKLKEARDLIDALDMRKQTLRKIGLMIVEYQYDFFMGKDIKPMKLKDLAEEFGHAPSTISRAISNKYLECNRGIFPIKNFFTTAIDGDTSNASIKDFINDLIKNENKQKPLSDLSILQLIEEKFSLKMVRRTITKYRKQLNIPSSSERKKNYAISAH, from the coding sequence ATGGCAGCCCCCAAGATACGACATAATCTACAAGTCAAGGGCAAACTTTCAAATACTCTAAAAAACTGGCTCCCTATTCTTCAAAGCAATATCTTAGAGATTGAGGAGACAATTAGTGAATATGCTATAGAAAATCCTTATATCACTATCCAAAGTTCTATTACCCAAGATTTTAGTTCAAAGCTCAAAAAACCCCATTCTAATTCTTCGGTCAAAAATTCTATTAGTGACAAAATAGAAATGCTAAGCATACAAGAAAAAAGTCTCTATCAAGTTTTAGAAGAACAAATTGTTCCTCCATTATTTCCTACAGAAATTTCTCAACAAATTGCACTAGATATTATTGATAATATAAACGAAGAAGGATATTTTGATGCAGATACCAAAATAAGGGCAAAAGAACTTGGTATAGATTCTGAACAATATGAAAAAATTCGTCAAAGATTTTGTTTTTTAGATCCAAAAGGGATAGGCTCTAAAAATATTAAAGAATGTTTGCTATTCCATTTACAAGATTTAGAATCTATTAGTGATGATCTATATAATATTGCCTCAAAAATCATCAAAGACTTAGATAATCATACTCAATTTAAAAAAAATCCTCTTTATCAAGAAGCACTTCAATTAATTAAAACATTTCAAACTCCACCAGCAATTGCTTATATGGAATCTGATATCTGCATTATTCCAGATATTTTTGTTGCTTATGAGGATGGGGAAATATCTGTGATGCTTAATGATGATTATTATCCTCAAATTACAATTGATACTCTTAAGGTTAAACAACAAGATTCTTACTTAAAAACCAAGTTAAAAGAAGCAAGAGATCTTATCGATGCACTTGATATGCGCAAACAAACTCTTAGAAAAATTGGTCTAATGATTGTGGAGTATCAATATGACTTTTTTATGGGAAAAGATATTAAGCCTATGAAGTTAAAAGATCTTGCAGAAGAGTTTGGACATGCCCCAAGCACAATTTCAAGGGCTATCTCTAATAAATATCTTGAATGCAATCGCGGTATATTCCCAATCAAAAACTTCTTCACTACTGCCATTGATGGAGATACAAGCAATGCCTCTATTAAAGATTTTATCAATGATCTTATCAAAAATGAAAACAAGCAAAAACCATTAAGTGATCTTAGTATCCTTCAACTTATTGAAGAAAAATTCTCGCTTAAAATGGTAAGAAGAACCATCACAAAATATCGAAAACAACTCAATATACCAAGCTCTAGTGAGCGCAAGAAAAACTATGCTATTAGTGCACATTAG